In Pseudomonas sp. MYb327, one DNA window encodes the following:
- a CDS encoding flagellar basal body rod protein FlgF, translated as MDKYLYVAMTGASQNALAQKAHANNLANISTNGFQKDLEQARSMPVFGDSFPARAFAMSERPATDFSPGSLVETGRDLDVAVQGSGWLAVQTPDGGESYVRTGSLVVDALGVLRAGNGMPVIGNGGPIAVPPEQQIEVGEDGTISIRAMGEGPRVMAEVDRIKLVNPDIKNMTKGLDGSIHTKDGQPAQADANVKLVSGFLESSNVNAVEEMTSVLALSKQFELHIKMMNTAKDDDQAMARVLQIS; from the coding sequence GTGGACAAGTACCTTTATGTGGCAATGACCGGCGCCAGCCAGAATGCACTGGCGCAAAAAGCTCATGCCAACAACCTCGCGAACATATCCACCAACGGCTTCCAGAAAGACTTGGAGCAAGCCCGTTCGATGCCGGTGTTCGGTGACAGCTTTCCGGCGCGTGCGTTTGCCATGTCCGAACGCCCGGCCACCGATTTTTCCCCTGGCAGCCTGGTAGAAACCGGCCGCGACCTCGATGTCGCCGTGCAAGGCAGCGGCTGGCTGGCGGTGCAGACCCCTGATGGTGGTGAAAGCTACGTGCGCACCGGCAGTCTGGTGGTCGACGCCCTCGGCGTACTGCGCGCCGGCAACGGTATGCCGGTGATCGGCAATGGCGGACCGATTGCCGTGCCGCCCGAGCAACAAATTGAAGTGGGCGAAGACGGCACCATCAGCATTCGTGCGATGGGTGAAGGACCGCGCGTCATGGCGGAAGTTGACCGCATCAAGCTGGTCAACCCGGACATCAAGAACATGACCAAAGGCCTGGACGGTTCGATCCACACCAAGGATGGCCAGCCGGCGCAAGCCGATGCCAACGTCAAACTGGTGTCCGGGTTCCTCGAGTCGAGCAACGTCAACGCTGTGGAAGAGATGACTTCGGTACTGGCCTTGTCCAAGCAGTTCGAGCTGCACATCAAGATGATGAACACCGCCAAAGACGATGACCAGGCCATGGCTCGGGTCTTGCAGATCAGCTAA
- the flgG gene encoding flagellar basal-body rod protein FlgG, producing the protein MLPALWVAKTGLSAQDTNLTTISNNLANVSTTGFKRDRAEFQDLLYQIKRQPGAQSTQDSELPSGLQLGTGVRIVGTQKNFSAGSLQTTEQPLDMAIDGRGFFQILQPDGTTSYTRDGTFHLDSNGQIVNASGFALEPAIVIPNDAQTFTVGKDGTVSITVAGNPASQVIGNLQTADFINPAGLQAVGNNLFLETAASGAPQVGTPGLAGFGTTLQNTLETSNVSTVEEMVNMITTQRAYEMNSKVISTADQMLSFVTQNL; encoded by the coding sequence ATGCTTCCGGCTCTATGGGTTGCCAAAACCGGTCTGTCCGCCCAGGACACCAACCTGACCACCATTTCCAACAACCTGGCCAACGTCTCGACCACGGGTTTCAAACGTGACCGCGCCGAGTTCCAGGACCTGCTCTATCAGATCAAGCGTCAGCCAGGCGCCCAGTCGACCCAGGACAGCGAACTGCCGTCGGGTCTGCAATTGGGTACCGGTGTGCGCATTGTCGGCACCCAGAAAAACTTCAGCGCCGGCAGCCTGCAAACCACCGAGCAGCCATTGGACATGGCCATCGACGGTCGTGGTTTCTTCCAGATCCTGCAACCGGACGGCACCACGTCCTACACCCGTGATGGTACGTTCCACCTGGACTCCAACGGCCAGATCGTCAACGCCAGCGGCTTCGCCCTGGAACCGGCGATTGTCATCCCGAACGATGCCCAGACCTTCACCGTCGGCAAGGACGGCACCGTCTCCATTACCGTGGCCGGCAACCCGGCGTCCCAGGTGATCGGCAACTTGCAAACCGCCGACTTCATCAACCCGGCCGGCCTGCAAGCCGTGGGCAACAACCTGTTCCTGGAAACCGCCGCCAGTGGTGCGCCGCAAGTCGGCACGCCTGGCCTGGCCGGTTTCGGTACCACACTGCAGAACACCCTGGAAACCTCCAACGTCAGCACCGTTGAGGAGATGGTCAACATGATCACCACTCAGCGCGCCTACGAGATGAACTCCAAGGTGATCTCCACCGCCGACCAGATGCTCTCGTTCGTAACGCAGAATCTGTAA
- the flgH gene encoding flagellar basal body L-ring protein FlgH, whose translation MNRFVSVLALSGITALAGCVPVTPKPNDPYYAPVLPRTPLPAAANNGSIYQAGFEQNLYSDRKAFRVGDIITITLNEKTQASKNANSQIDKTSKTGIGLTSLFGSSATTNNPFGSNDLSLSASYEGDRATKGDSKAGQGNSLTGSITVTVADVLPNGIIAVRGEKWLTLNTGDELVRIAGLVRADDIATDNTVSSTRVADARITYSGTGSFADASQPGWFDRFFLSPLFPF comes from the coding sequence ATGAATCGCTTCGTCTCTGTTCTGGCACTGAGTGGGATTACCGCGCTCGCAGGCTGCGTGCCTGTGACGCCCAAGCCTAATGACCCTTACTACGCCCCGGTGTTGCCGCGCACGCCGCTGCCGGCTGCCGCGAATAACGGCTCGATCTACCAGGCCGGTTTCGAACAAAACCTCTACAGCGACCGAAAGGCGTTTCGGGTCGGTGACATCATCACCATCACCCTGAACGAGAAGACCCAGGCCAGCAAAAACGCCAACTCGCAGATCGACAAGACCAGCAAGACCGGCATTGGCCTGACCTCGCTGTTCGGTAGCAGCGCCACCACCAACAACCCGTTTGGCAGCAACGACCTGAGCTTGAGCGCCAGCTATGAAGGCGATCGCGCAACCAAGGGCGACAGCAAGGCCGGGCAGGGCAACAGCCTGACCGGTTCGATCACCGTGACGGTCGCTGACGTCTTGCCCAACGGCATCATCGCCGTGCGCGGCGAGAAGTGGCTGACCCTCAATACCGGCGACGAACTGGTACGGATTGCCGGCCTGGTTCGCGCCGATGACATCGCCACTGATAACACCGTGTCGTCGACCCGTGTCGCCGATGCGCGCATCACCTATTCGGGTACCGGCTCGTTTGCCGATGCGAGTCAGCCAGGCTGGTTCGACCGTTTCTTCCTCAGCCCGCTGTTCCCTTTCTAG
- a CDS encoding flagellar basal body P-ring protein FlgI, whose translation MLNFKHLMVAALMLSAAFNAQAERLKDIASISGVRSNQLIGYGLVVGLNGTGDQTTQTPFTLQTFNNMLSQFGIKVPPGSGNVQLKNVAAVSISADLPPFAKPGQQVDITVSSIGNSKSLRGGTLLLTPLKGIDGNVYAVAQGNLVVGGFDAEGRDGSKITVNVPSAGRIPGGASVERAVPSGFNQGNSLTLNLNRSDFTTAKRIVDKINNMLGPGVAQAIDGGSIRVSAPLDPSQRVDYLSILENLEIDPGQAVAKVIINSRTGTIVIGQNVKVSPAAVTHGSLTVTITEDPIVSQPGPLSNGQTAVVPRSRVNAEQEAKPMFKFGPGTTLDEIVRAVNQVGAAPGDLMAILEALKQAGALQADLIVI comes from the coding sequence ATGTTGAACTTCAAACACCTGATGGTGGCCGCCCTGATGCTGTCCGCAGCCTTCAATGCTCAAGCCGAGCGGCTGAAGGATATCGCCAGTATTTCCGGCGTGCGTTCCAACCAATTGATCGGATACGGCCTGGTGGTCGGGCTTAACGGCACCGGCGACCAGACGACGCAAACCCCGTTCACCCTGCAGACCTTCAACAACATGCTCTCGCAGTTCGGCATCAAGGTGCCGCCGGGCTCGGGCAACGTGCAGTTGAAGAACGTCGCGGCGGTGTCGATCAGTGCCGATTTACCGCCATTCGCCAAGCCGGGCCAACAAGTCGACATCACCGTATCGTCCATCGGTAACTCCAAGAGCCTGCGCGGCGGTACGTTGCTGCTGACGCCGCTCAAGGGCATCGACGGCAACGTCTACGCGGTCGCCCAGGGCAACCTGGTAGTCGGCGGTTTCGATGCTGAAGGTCGAGACGGTTCGAAGATCACCGTCAACGTTCCGTCGGCCGGTCGCATCCCGGGTGGTGCATCGGTCGAGCGAGCGGTGCCGAGCGGTTTCAATCAGGGCAACAGCCTGACCTTGAACCTCAACCGTTCCGACTTCACCACGGCCAAGCGCATCGTCGACAAGATCAACAACATGCTCGGCCCTGGCGTGGCCCAGGCCATCGACGGCGGTTCGATTCGCGTCAGCGCGCCGCTGGATCCGAGCCAGCGTGTCGACTACCTGTCGATCCTGGAAAACCTCGAAATCGATCCAGGTCAGGCGGTGGCGAAAGTCATCATCAACTCCCGGACCGGCACCATCGTGATCGGCCAGAACGTCAAGGTTTCACCGGCCGCCGTGACCCACGGCAGCCTGACCGTCACCATCACCGAAGACCCGATCGTCAGTCAGCCAGGCCCGTTGTCCAACGGTCAGACAGCGGTCGTGCCACGCTCGCGGGTCAACGCCGAGCAGGAGGCCAAGCCGATGTTCAAGTTCGGCCCGGGCACCACCCTCGACGAAATCGTCCGTGCGGTGAACCAGGTCGGCGCGGCGCCGGGTGACTTGATGGCGATTCTCGAAGCACTGAAACAGGCCGGCGCCTTGCAAGCCGACCTGATCGTGATCTGA
- the flgJ gene encoding flagellar assembly peptidoglycan hydrolase FlgJ: MDMRKSGRVSSSDSGSYSDLNRLNQLKVGDKNSDGNMRKVAQEFESLFLGEMLKSMRSATDALGQDNPLNTPAAKQYQEMYDQQLAVSMSREGGGIGLADVLMRQMSKNKPMAPGEAAAASAAKQEAAKAAVQTPVAAGTVAINGPLSRVNGERPLWASRSVKAPTGEGSHRNDMALINQRRLALPPKLADRLLAGLVPSASTAATTAVVAQNNIQLPQTTKSGSGPLYNGDWLAPQTTTASGGRMQVYGRAMAQIPLAPAKKVFSSADEFVNTMLPMAKEAADRIGVDPRYLVAQAALETGWGKSVMRAQDGSSSHNLFGIKAGSSWKGDSARAITSEFRNGEMVRETAEFRSYDSYKDSFHDLVTLLQTNNRYQDVVKSADNPEQFVRELQKAGYATDPDYASKISQIARQMTSYQNYAAAGASTTPL, encoded by the coding sequence ATGGATATGCGCAAGAGCGGTCGGGTCAGCAGTAGCGATTCGGGGTCGTATTCAGACCTCAATCGACTGAACCAGCTCAAGGTTGGCGACAAGAACAGCGACGGCAACATGCGCAAGGTTGCGCAGGAATTCGAATCGCTGTTTCTCGGTGAAATGCTCAAGTCCATGCGCTCGGCCACCGATGCGTTGGGGCAGGACAACCCGCTGAACACGCCAGCGGCCAAGCAATACCAGGAAATGTACGACCAGCAGTTGGCCGTTTCCATGTCCCGCGAGGGCGGTGGTATCGGGTTGGCAGACGTGCTGATGCGGCAAATGTCGAAGAACAAGCCGATGGCTCCGGGTGAAGCGGCCGCCGCCTCGGCAGCCAAGCAGGAGGCCGCTAAAGCTGCGGTACAAACGCCGGTGGCCGCTGGAACTGTTGCCATCAACGGTCCGCTTTCGCGGGTCAACGGCGAGCGTCCGTTGTGGGCTTCGCGGTCGGTCAAGGCACCGACGGGCGAGGGCTCGCATCGCAATGACATGGCACTGATCAATCAGCGACGCCTGGCATTGCCGCCGAAACTGGCTGATCGTCTGCTCGCCGGGCTGGTGCCGTCGGCATCGACTGCGGCAACGACAGCTGTCGTCGCGCAGAACAACATCCAGTTGCCGCAAACCACCAAGAGCGGTTCCGGCCCCTTGTACAACGGCGATTGGCTCGCTCCGCAAACGACCACCGCGTCCGGTGGGCGCATGCAAGTGTACGGCCGCGCCATGGCGCAAATACCTCTGGCGCCGGCGAAGAAAGTCTTCAGTTCCGCTGACGAATTCGTCAACACCATGTTGCCGATGGCCAAGGAAGCCGCCGACCGCATTGGCGTCGATCCGCGTTACCTGGTGGCCCAGGCTGCGCTGGAAACCGGTTGGGGCAAATCGGTCATGCGCGCCCAGGATGGCAGCAGCAGCCACAACCTGTTTGGCATCAAGGCCGGCAGCAGTTGGAAGGGCGATTCGGCGCGGGCGATCACCAGCGAATTCAGGAATGGCGAGATGGTCAGGGAGACGGCCGAGTTTCGTTCCTACGATTCTTACAAGGACAGTTTCCATGACCTTGTGACTTTGCTGCAGACCAATAATCGCTATCAAGATGTCGTGAAGTCGGCCGATAACCCAGAACAGTTTGTACGCGAGTTGCAGAAGGCCGGTTACGCAACCGACCCGGACTACGCGAGCAAGATTTCGCAGATAGCCAGGCAGATGACGAGTTACCAGAACTACGCTGCGGCGGGCGCTTCCACCACGCCTTTATAG
- the flgK gene encoding flagellar hook-associated protein FlgK — translation MSLLNIGMSGLAAGHSSLVTTGNNIANVDTAGYSRQQTVQSTKGSIQYGNVFIGTGTTLADVRRVYNTYLDSQLRTATSLNSEASSYGAQVTPLDATLSDSNTGLTAVLQKFFTSMQGVATSATDDTSRQAVISGAQGLASRFNSIAKQLNDQNTTLNGNLSDMAAQVNKLANSIAGLNQKIAELSSGTSQPNDLLDSRNEAVRQLSELVGAQVVERGNSYDIYVGSGQPLVIGNTTNTLEAVPGKDDPSRMSLQMNRGSSTIDITSVISGGEIGGLLSYRKEVLDPSLNELGRVALVVADQINRQQAQGIDKNGDFGAPIFNNINSATLISQRSIAQAGNSTGSGNLDVTIKDTGKLTTSDYEVTFTSPTNYSVKRSDGTDMGSFSTTTTPPPVIDGFSLNLNGGALSAGDSFKVTPTRGAASSIQAVLTDPKKIAAAAPLTGVTSANNTGTYTQPTLTSTIDIYNPAAQAEMQTALKYSTPVKLVFGAASGGSQSYNMVDAKGNSIGTGTIVPGQSNTLSLKVGMVDATGAPVMDNSVAPPVQKTFTVETTVGAAPTTGESFTINLTGAASSDNRNAQALVGLQTKQTVDTGSASKGISLTDAYNKLVTNVGTKAAQGKTDSEATTAILTNAKGARDSVSGVDLDEETGNLVKYQQYYTASSQIIKAAQEIFSTLINSL, via the coding sequence ATGAGTTTGCTCAATATCGGGATGTCGGGACTGGCTGCTGGCCATTCTTCGTTGGTGACCACCGGCAACAACATTGCCAACGTCGACACCGCTGGGTACTCGCGCCAGCAAACCGTGCAGAGCACCAAAGGCTCGATTCAGTACGGCAACGTGTTCATCGGCACCGGCACGACGCTGGCCGATGTGCGTCGGGTGTACAACACCTATTTGGATTCGCAGTTGCGCACGGCGACTTCGCTCAACAGCGAAGCGTCCAGCTATGGCGCCCAGGTCACGCCGCTGGATGCCACGCTGTCCGACTCCAATACCGGTCTGACCGCTGTGCTGCAGAAGTTTTTCACGTCGATGCAGGGTGTCGCGACATCCGCTACGGATGACACGTCTCGTCAAGCGGTGATCAGCGGCGCCCAAGGGCTGGCCAGTCGCTTCAACTCCATCGCCAAGCAGTTGAACGACCAGAACACCACCCTCAACGGCAACCTGTCGGACATGGCGGCGCAGGTCAATAAACTCGCCAATTCGATTGCCGGCCTCAACCAGAAAATTGCCGAACTTTCCTCCGGCACCAGCCAGCCCAATGACCTGCTCGACAGCCGTAACGAAGCGGTGCGTCAGTTGTCCGAGCTGGTCGGCGCGCAAGTCGTCGAACGCGGCAACAGCTACGACATCTACGTCGGTAGCGGCCAGCCGCTGGTGATCGGCAACACCACCAATACCCTGGAAGCCGTGCCGGGCAAGGATGATCCGTCGCGCATGTCGCTGCAGATGAACCGCGGCTCCAGCACCATCGACATCACGTCGGTGATCAGCGGTGGCGAAATCGGTGGTCTGCTGTCTTACCGCAAGGAAGTCCTCGACCCATCGCTCAACGAGCTGGGGCGTGTGGCACTGGTGGTGGCTGATCAGATCAACCGTCAACAAGCCCAGGGCATCGACAAGAACGGTGACTTTGGTGCGCCGATTTTCAACAACATCAACAGTGCCACCCTGATCAGTCAGCGCAGCATTGCCCAGGCGGGTAACAGCACCGGTTCCGGTAACCTGGATGTCACCATCAAAGACACTGGCAAGCTGACCACCAGTGACTACGAGGTGACGTTCACCAGCCCGACCAACTACAGCGTCAAGCGTTCTGACGGCACCGACATGGGCAGCTTCAGCACCACGACCACGCCGCCTCCAGTGATTGACGGGTTCAGCCTGAATCTCAACGGCGGTGCGTTGAGTGCCGGTGACTCGTTCAAGGTGACCCCGACCCGTGGCGCGGCGAGCAGCATCCAGGCCGTCCTCACCGACCCGAAAAAAATCGCCGCCGCGGCACCGTTGACCGGCGTGACCAGTGCCAACAACACCGGCACTTACACCCAGCCGACGCTGACCAGCACCATCGACATCTACAACCCGGCGGCCCAGGCAGAAATGCAGACCGCGCTCAAGTATTCGACACCGGTCAAACTGGTGTTCGGTGCCGCGAGCGGCGGTAGCCAGAGTTACAACATGGTCGATGCCAAAGGCAACTCGATCGGCACCGGCACCATTGTTCCAGGACAGAGCAACACCCTGAGCCTGAAAGTGGGCATGGTCGACGCCACGGGCGCTCCGGTCATGGACAACAGCGTTGCTCCGCCGGTGCAGAAAACCTTCACCGTCGAAACCACGGTCGGCGCCGCGCCAACGACCGGCGAAAGCTTCACGATCAACCTGACCGGCGCGGCGTCCTCCGACAACCGCAACGCTCAAGCGCTGGTCGGCCTGCAAACCAAGCAGACCGTAGACACCGGTAGCGCGAGCAAAGGCATCAGCCTGACCGACGCCTACAACAAACTGGTGACCAACGTCGGCACCAAGGCGGCCCAGGGCAAAACCGACAGCGAAGCCACCACGGCGATCCTGACCAATGCCAAAGGTGCCCGTGATTCGGTGTCCGGGGTCGACCTGGATGAAGAAACCGGCAACCTGGTCAAATACCAGCAGTACTACACCGCGTCTTCGCAGATCATCAAGGCTGCGCAGGAAATTTTCAGCACGCTGATCAACAGCCTTTAA